The DNA region ATTGGGAATGAATACACTATGCCAAGTCTTCGATGGATAATCTCCACCTCCAAATCTAATATGAACAAACAAAATCCGCTGATCTAATTAGAGAAGATCAGATCCATAGCATAGATACTTCCGTTGTGGGTGTGTGTCTATAACTCAGAAAGGAAATTGGTCACTTTCCGACTGCCATGAGCAAAAATCAAGCCAGTGAGGGAGATGAGTGTACAAGTAAATCATTACGAACAACTCCTTTCAAACACGAAAGGAGTCCTTACGAATCCAGACCTCACTGTATAACTATGCCGAAGATACCTCAATTTTAAGTCAAGGAAATATCTAATCCCTAACCACCCTGGAAAAGACCTCAAGGGATCCACAAAAACTTGTGTACCAGTTATTCCTAGCCAAGATTGAATTCCCATCAAAAGGAAAACAGAAAAGCACATCAAAATCTTTCTCCAAACCGAAGGAACACCGATCCAGTGCCAGAGTTGTGATCGACAGCATATTCTGCTCGTACCAGCCCGAACTTGAGTCCAAACCCATAAGACGAGCCATGGCCCAAGCGCCGGTAGACCTCTGTTGGGTTCCCTTTCACAAGTTTTGAACTTCCCAGGTCATTCCCATGTTCCGCAAATACGTACATGTGGGTGTTCCTCACAGGTACCCTGAGCTCAGCCGCAAGCTGCAGGTGGCAATTTGAGAGGTTAACTAATTACACCACAGTTCTAGATCGGGTCTCATCTCATGCCTTTACATGTTTAAGACAAGTCATTCCACACATGGAATAGTAGCACTAGTGCTACATAGCCATatgaagaagaaaactgaAACTAATGTTAGAGCATACATGTAGAATAGGATTGTTTCATATGGCGAATATGTTGAATTTCctatttcctttcattttgcTCGTACCAAAGTGCATAAAATGCTGaggccaaaaaagaaaaaaaaacacacacacaagTAAATCATATTTCATGCAGGAGTCTATCGTACCTCGAGTATATTTCTAGCTGCACCCAACTCGCCCATATTGTAACCCCTAACTGAGTAGGGACCTCCAAGAGTGAAAGCATCATAACTTGGGAGGTCCCCTATACAGCCCCCGTAATGGCCATGAAGAACCAGGACAGGGGGTGGCGGTTTGCCAGCACCTTCCTCGACTTGCTTTAACTGGAAAAATCCCGTACAGGTAAGCTGGTGGCGGTTAAAGAATGGGAATTTGCTCCCAATGCCTAGGCCTTGGTCCAGCTGCAAAGTACAAGAACAtattagaaagaaagaaatctgACCTGTGAGACATGAAAATCGAGCAACCAATAGATGCATCAACTCTAATATGCGATAGAATAATTTTACAAACATCTTTGACTGGTAAAAGAATGAGGCAAATGAAAACCCCACCTGAAACACATTCCTTTGACCAACAATGGCACCATTAACATACTTGGTGTTGTCACGAGTGATGTTTGCTTGTAAGAATGCCATTCGATCGATACCAGTCCCACTGAGGGTCGTTGGGGGTCCATCTGCACTGATTCCCCCACTCGGCAACACTCTCTGGCCGGTAGGAGAGATGTGGCTGCCCTCATCACGAGTCGTCACCTCTTCCATCACAAGCCCATAAGTGAATTTGCTTTGACGGGTGAAGTTCTGAGGAAAACACACAAGCTTGTCACGATGAggccaaaaaacaaaatatcatGGGTTTTTGAAAATCAAGATGAAAAGGCTCAACAAATCACCTCCGTTATATTGGCTTTAAGTCCAGCTCGATCAACCCATATTGGGGGTACTTCATCAACACCAGGCCCCCCTGTAAAGACCGGACTCAGTTTCCTGCTATTAAAGCAGCTCGCACGAAGTGTACGATTCCTTGGATTGTAGACACCATCGAGATATGGATGAACATACTCGAGCTTAAAAGCAAGATCATCCtattgagggaaaaaaagaaaaaaaaaacataaaataagCCACAAAACAGTTAAACAAGTATTATGAAGATAGCCATTAAGTTAGACGCATTAAGATTAGCTTACTTGAGGGTTTAAGAAGTTGCTGGTTGTCACTGAACCAAGAATAGATCTGTTGAGCCCTTTGATATTTTTGTGCTCGAAGGAAACAGTTCCTCCAGGCTGAAGCGAAGCCTGGACAAGTAATGTATGAGAAGCAAAATGAGCACACAATAATCAATTTCACAAGGAAGCCCCAAATGTGTGCAAGATTTTACCAACGTGGGGCGCCCTCCACGTCCAGGGACAATACTCCATTCTGTGCTAACTTCAGCCTGTTTCTGTTCGAGCTCCTTAAGTTTAATCTCGACAATAATGCCTCCCTCGTTCTTCTCATCAGGCCGTGGGTTCACTTCTATGTTCGAAAACAGAGCTAGAGAGTTTATGTTCCTGAGAGCTTGTTTCCCAGCTTCTATGTTGAAAACATGGCCTTGCCGAAGCTGTTAAGCCATTCGTGCATGGAATCACAGATAATCAAGTTACTAACACAAAGGACATACTATAGTAAACTTGTGGATAATCTAAACATGTCAAGGCAGAATCATACATTTGCAAGTAATCAATATCAGACATTACGAAAATTTTACCTGTTTGGGCAATTCTCTTCTAATCACAGGCAACTGCGTGTTCCCTTCGACGACATTGCCAAGCTTGTCCTGGAACTGGATCATGAGCTGGGTAATGTCTCCTTCCACCACCTCGCACACGACTTCCTTAGTATTCAAATTGCCAAAATTCACAACTTGAGCACAGGCATACCCTTCATCATGGTACCATTTCTGGACCCTATCCCTGATCTTCTGCAGCAACCTCGCGCTCACCTTGCCCTGCTCCCTTAACATCTGCAGAATCTCCCTGTGCACAGGACCCGGCAAAAGACAGGGTCTCGCCCTATCGATTCTCCTCCGATAGTCCTTCTCTTGGCTCCTATTGAATTGATAGAATAGAACGCGTATCACAAAATCGAAAGACAAAACACCAAGGCTCCATTCGGTTAAGCATTAGATCGAATTGAGAAAGCGTGGCAGCACCTGTAGTACTCGAGTTTCTCCTTGTCAGTCATGTCGGGATCCATCTCAATTGGCTTTGACTGAGCCATCAAGCCCACATTGATGCACCGGAACTTGTCAGCAGACTGCCAAGTGCTCTCGGTGAAGGAGATGGTGAGGTTCAGAGTCCCATCGGGGTTCGTCTTGCCCTCCATGTCGACCTTCTCGAACATCCCACAGGTGGCCAGTGTCTCGAGCTCCTTTTGCAGCTGAGCCTTGGTGTAGACGCCCCCGGGCCGAAGAGACACCATCTCGAAGAACGAATCCTCAGTGCCGACGGTAGCCCACCTCCTCCTATCGAAGAACAAGATCTCAGAgagcttgtacttcttgaaCCCGCTGAGCTTGTTGAGCTGGACGACAATGTTGGCAGGCAGGCCGTGGGAGTCCCACTCCTGGTTCTGTGGCTCGTCGGCGATAGCAGGCGCGGCGGAGAAAATCCTCTGCCAGAATCCACCTCCGCCAGAATCCCCACCACCCCCATCCCCCCATCCACCTCCGCCGCCCCCGGAGCCGGGGGGGTTGGCGCCTCCACCGGAGAGCTCAATGGGGGAGAAATGGAGGAGGATGGAGAATGAGGCGGCAGCAACGGCGGTGGCGGAAAAAGGTTTCTTGAGGGCGGTGAAGATGGTGGTGGGGTTTAGGGTTTTGGGGGAATCGGAGGTGGGGTTGCTCGAGGGAAGGCTGCATTTGACAGAGGGAACGAATTTAGGGTTCTGGGAGGATGACGACGACGGAAGTCTGCGGCGGGACGTGAGGGAGTGGGCGAGGGCGGGGCTGAGGAGGTGGTTGGAGGCGGCGAATGACGGCATtcttccactctctctctgtctctctgtctctctctctctcactggCTGAttgagagagaagaagataaggggggggagagagacagagagagggtTTAGTGCTTTGGGCTAACGGGAGTTTGCGGACAAATCTAAGCAAAATGCAAAATTGGGCCTTGAGGTTCGGCTGATTGTGTTAATTGCAGTGAACCCCCTAAACTATTCGAGCGGTTCGACAATGCTCCGCAGGGTCGTGCTTATCGCTATCGTGTTCCCAAGTCACTCCAATAGTCTAGACGTATTCGGCTCCTTCGTAGTCCTGGTCTTGGTGTGATTCACTAGGTTGAGAGTGTGTactggagtttttttttttttggataaatggtAGAGACTTTCATTAATCAAAATGATTTACATCAAGAGACCATTTATCCTGTACATCATCACCAACATCAAAGGACTCCCAGTCTACAccccaaaagaaaattgattaaCTATTAGCACTATCAAGAGGGTAAAAGATGTGATGGACTATGACAGAGTTTACAATTTTGTGAGAGAATCGGGGGAGTACATATAACTTTGCTTTTACGTCTGCAAAGATCTTTCGAACCATAGCCGCTGTAGATGAGGTTTGTCCTTGATAGATTCTAGCGTTCCTCTCTCGCCATATGCTGTAAATGTAGTGTGTCCAAAGTAACTTTAGGCAAATCACATCAAGCTTCTTGCCTCGAAGAGAGGATATCCAACGAAATTCCGTACTCCAGCATACTTGTGTTCGGTGTAAGCCGATTCGAGCCAACAAACTTCTCCAAATTCCTTGGGTGACTGGACAATCAAAAAAGAGATGGTCGCGAGTCTCCCACTGCATATGACAGAAATTACATTCAGTTGCTTGAAGCTGAATCCCCCATTTGAAAAGACGATCCTTCGTCGCTAATATGTTGTGAATACAGAGCCaactaataaaagaagaaCGAGGAAAGTGCCCATCAAACCAAATTGCATTGCTCCATTCAATTCTTGGACTGCTGGGCCTTAAACACTTCC from Punica granatum isolate Tunisia-2019 chromosome 3, ASM765513v2, whole genome shotgun sequence includes:
- the LOC116199680 gene encoding protein TOC75-3, chloroplastic — protein: MPSFAASNHLLSPALAHSLTSRRRLPSSSSSQNPKFVPSVKCSLPSSNPTSDSPKTLNPTTIFTALKKPFSATAVAAASFSILLHFSPIELSGGGANPPGSGGGGGGWGDGGGGDSGGGGFWQRIFSAAPAIADEPQNQEWDSHGLPANIVVQLNKLSGFKKYKLSEILFFDRRRWATVGTEDSFFEMVSLRPGGVYTKAQLQKELETLATCGMFEKVDMEGKTNPDGTLNLTISFTESTWQSADKFRCINVGLMAQSKPIEMDPDMTDKEKLEYYRSQEKDYRRRIDRARPCLLPGPVHREILQMLREQGKVSARLLQKIRDRVQKWYHDEGYACAQVVNFGNLNTKEVVCEVVEGDITQLMIQFQDKLGNVVEGNTQLPVIRRELPKQLRQGHVFNIEAGKQALRNINSLALFSNIEVNPRPDEKNEGGIIVEIKLKELEQKQAEVSTEWSIVPGRGGRPTLASLQPGGTVSFEHKNIKGLNRSILGSVTTSNFLNPQDDLAFKLEYVHPYLDGVYNPRNRTLRASCFNSRKLSPVFTGGPGVDEVPPIWVDRAGLKANITENFTRQSKFTYGLVMEEVTTRDEGSHISPTGQRVLPSGGISADGPPTTLSGTGIDRMAFLQANITRDNTKYVNGAIVGQRNVFQLDQGLGIGSKFPFFNRHQLTCTGFFQLKQVEEGAGKPPPPVLVLHGHYGGCIGDLPSYDAFTLGGPYSVRGYNMGELGAARNILELAAELRVPVRNTHMYVFAEHGNDLGSSKLVKGNPTEVYRRLGHGSSYGFGLKFGLVRAEYAVDHNSGTGSVFLRFGERF